A stretch of DNA from Gaiellales bacterium:
GGCGGATGACGCGCCAGCCGAGCCGGATCAGGTGGGAGCGCTCGTCCGACACCCGATTCGCGGAGTTCCCGCGCAGCGCGACGGCGACCACCGCGAGCAGCCCGGCGGCGCCGGCGACGACGAGCGCGATCGTGACCCGGCGCGACCAGAGGCCCGTCCCGACCGCGAGCACACCCGCGGCGACGGCGAAGTAGCTCGACTGCGAGTAGGTGAAGTAGAGACCCGCGAACATGAAGGCCATCGCCGCCCCGAGCGGCACGGTCATGCCCCGGTAGACGGCCACGCCGACGCAGAGGACGAGGGTGACCGCCATGAAGCGGCCGTACACGCTCGCGTCCCAGAAGAGCGAGTTCACCCGGAAGAACGACCGGTAGGCGTTCGAGACGCCGATGCTCGGGTTCCAGAAGATGTGGTGGGTGACCTCCTGCCACAGCGCCACCGCCGCGAAGAGCACCGCCAGCGCCACCTGCGCCGTGAAGGCCGCGCGCAGGCCGTCCGGGCTCCACCCGAGCTGCCCGATCCGCATCGCCATGAAGGCGAACGGCAGGTAGAAGAAGAGCATCGTCACGGCGCCCTGGTGCAGGTCGACGGTCCATGCCAACGACAGGGCCGAGAACGCGGTGAAGACGGCGAGCGGCAGGGCCGGCAGGGCCGGCCCCGACGACGGCAGCTCCGGCTCGCGGGCGCGGGCGATGTCGTAAAGCGTGGCCAGCGCGCCGGCAGCCAGGACGCCGTAGAGCGGCAGCAGGAGCTTCGCGTCCTGCGAGCCGAAGTGGACGGGGATGCGGGCGGGCGCCGCGAGGACGCAGGCGATGGCGAACGCCCACGGCCAGCGGTGGAAGGCGACGCCGACGGCGACCAGGAACGCGACGGCGACGACGGCCGCGGGCACGACGAACACCGGATGGTCCGAGACGAGCGTGCCGGCCCGGTCGACCGATGTGTGCAGCAGCCGCACCGCCAGGACGACCGTGCCGCCGACCCACAGGACGGCCGCGACCCGGCGCGCGGTCGGGTCACGGACGACCAGCAGGATCCCCAGGCCGGCCGCCGCCACGAAAGCCGCGATCGCCTGGCTATTCACCCGCGCTCACTTCAGTGGGCGCAGCACGTAGACGTGGGTGGCGCCGGAGACGACGAGGCGGCCGGCTGCGGCGATGGGGGTCGCGTACTTGCCGTCGTTGAACTGCCACTCCAGGCGTCCGCTGGTCGGGTTGTAGGCCGTGACGCGTCCCTTTCCGCTCTTGGGGCCGAGATCGGCAACGTACACGTACTTGCCGATGACGACCGGCGACGCCAGGGTGCCGTTGGGGAGGTCGTGCGACCAGAGCACCGCTCCGGTGCGCGCGTTCAGCGCCGCGAACGTGCCATTGAAGCTCGTGACGTAGACGCGCCCGTTGGAGACCGCCGGCGAGCCGTATGCCCAGTCCGGCATCGTGTACGTCCAGGCCACCTGGCCGGTGGCGGCGACGAACGAGTACACCTTGTCGTCCGTGTTCCCGATGTAGACGCGGCCGTAGGCGACCGCCGGCGTCGAGAAGAAGTTGCCCGACCGCAGGCCGGACGAGAGTCCGTCGGTCGTGCTGCGCCAGATCTGGTGCCCGTTCGAGGCCTGCAGGCAGTACATCGCCCCGCCGTAGTCGCCGAAGTAGACCTTCCCGCCGACGACCGCCGGGCCGTGCTTGACCTCGCCGCCGGCATGGAACGACCAGGCCACATGGCCGTTCCCGAGGTAGAGCGCGCGCACGACACCGTTCTGGTCGGCCATGTAGAGGAACCGGGAGTCGAACGCGGGCGACGACTCCATGGTCGCGCCGACGTACGTGTTCCAGATCGTGCGGCCGGTCTTGGCCGAGAGCGCGTAGATGTGGCCGTTGCGGGCGCCGAGGTAGAGCACGCCGGCGTGGATGGCCGGCGACCCCTGGCCCAGCAGCCCGCTGTTCTTGGGAAGGACGCTGCGCGACCACAGGTGCCTGCCCGTGAAGATGTTCCAGGCGCTCACGTATCCGCCGTTTGCGTACGTGAAGAGCACCCCCTTCGCGTAGACGGGTGGGTACTCCAGAAAGCCGACCGCCGCCTTCCACTGGACGTGGTACGGCGGATGGATTGCGGTGTCCGAGGACGCGTCGCGGGTACGCGCGTCGCTCAGCCCGTAGACCGGCCACGACGGGCCGAAGGGCTTCCCGTTCGGGCCGGTCTTGGTCGACGGCGGCGTGCTGGTCGTGGGGTCGGACGTGAGCGTGAACGGGAGCTTGTCCCCGTTGTGCACGTCCGCCGTGCGCCGGTTGACGACCCAGTAGGCGGCGGCCGCCCCGACCACGAGAAGCAGGACCACTGCCGCGCCGATGGTGAGGATGGTCCGGCGCCGCATCCGGAGCACGCTAGCAATGCGTGGTTGGAGGCCGATCC
This window harbors:
- a CDS encoding PQQ-binding-like beta-propeller repeat protein, translating into MRRRTILTIGAAVVLLLVVGAAAAYWVVNRRTADVHNGDKLPFTLTSDPTTSTPPSTKTGPNGKPFGPSWPVYGLSDARTRDASSDTAIHPPYHVQWKAAVGFLEYPPVYAKGVLFTYANGGYVSAWNIFTGRHLWSRSVLPKNSGLLGQGSPAIHAGVLYLGARNGHIYALSAKTGRTIWNTYVGATMESSPAFDSRFLYMADQNGVVRALYLGNGHVAWSFHAGGEVKHGPAVVGGKVYFGDYGGAMYCLQASNGHQIWRSTTDGLSSGLRSGNFFSTPAVAYGRVYIGNTDDKVYSFVAATGQVAWTYTMPDWAYGSPAVSNGRVYVTSFNGTFAALNARTGAVLWSHDLPNGTLASPVVIGKYVYVADLGPKSGKGRVTAYNPTSGRLEWQFNDGKYATPIAAAGRLVVSGATHVYVLRPLK
- a CDS encoding O-antigen ligase family protein, with the protein product MNSQAIAAFVAAAGLGILLVVRDPTARRVAAVLWVGGTVVLAVRLLHTSVDRAGTLVSDHPVFVVPAAVVAVAFLVAVGVAFHRWPWAFAIACVLAAPARIPVHFGSQDAKLLLPLYGVLAAGALATLYDIARAREPELPSSGPALPALPLAVFTAFSALSLAWTVDLHQGAVTMLFFYLPFAFMAMRIGQLGWSPDGLRAAFTAQVALAVLFAAVALWQEVTHHIFWNPSIGVSNAYRSFFRVNSLFWDASVYGRFMAVTLVLCVGVAVYRGMTVPLGAAMAFMFAGLYFTYSQSSYFAVAAGVLAVGTGLWSRRVTIALVVAGAAGLLAVVAVALRGNSANRVSDERSHLIRLGWRVIRHHPAFGAGLSGLPKAAVAGTAHPFRVKGAASHTTPVTVAAELGPIGFALYLWVLGAITAAGARIRGAGPVPRVLLAALVAIFASSLFYDSFFEDPSMWLLVGFLAGTSMAAAGKTRPAAGA